The Rhopalosiphum maidis isolate BTI-1 chromosome 1, ASM367621v3, whole genome shotgun sequence genome has a segment encoding these proteins:
- the LOC113550112 gene encoding cytochrome b5-related protein-like: MAPRTSSWPVWSGILSTDKNIKSADDWIGARRKEDGADELWRIHDGLYNLEQWIHKHPGGAQWLEITKGTDITELFESHHINGKAATAAMNKFYVRQAKSPRKSPFTFKPDGFYNVLKSRVTKKLSYVDSNNYHIKSMLVVDTYFLLALALCVGVAQTENLFLAFLAGIILALGTVAAHNFTHLKDNWRMYYVQLVLLSVREWRISHILSHHIYTNTVQDLEMSLLHPFIHWFPTNDKPFTVRLFPYLTPVIYPFIIPGQLVIRTFKCNNDKADLLMFVVPAILMFCGQMTLSSIIIAWLIVVLTSSFMFTFIGFSASHHFPDNFHDGDYVNDEFIDWGIHQMITSAERSEPINNIFLTIATFGDHTLHHLFPALDHSLIPLLKDTYEDTCKEFGLDLTPKSFTTIMRGQFKQLVRVTPNNPKKNNIGPDIKLDNNI, translated from the exons ATGGCGCCGAGAACTAGTAGTTGGCCTGTATGGAGTGGTATATTGAGTAcggacaaaaatataaaatcggcTGACGATTGGATTGGAGCACGCCGAAAGGAAGACGGCGCGGACGAGTTGTGGAGAATTCACGATGGGTTGTATAATCTTGAACAATGGATTCACAAGCACCCTGGAGGAGCACAGTGGTTGGAAATTACAAAG GGTACCGATATCACAGAGTTATTTGAATCACACCATATAAATGGCAAAGCTGCGACGGCGGCGATGAACAAATTCTATGTGCGACAGGCAAAGTCGCCCAGGAAATCGCCTTTCACGTTTAAGCCAGACGGATTTTATAACGTGTTGAAGTCTAGAGTCACAAAGAAGTTGTCTTACGTGGACAGCAATAATTACCACATAAAGTCTATGCTGGTCGTCGATACATATTTTCTCCTCGCACTGGCCTTGTGCGTCGGAGTGGCTCAAACAGAAAACCTTTTCCTAGCATTTTTGGCTGGCATTATTTTAGCACTAGGGACCGTTGCTGCCCACAATTTCACGCACCTCAAGGACAACTGGAGGATGTATTACGTGCAATTGGTTCTATTGTCTGTGCG cgAATGGAGAATATCGCATATACTTAGTCACCATATATACACAAACACTGTACAAGACTTAGAGATGTCACTGTTGCATCCGTTTATCCATTGGTTTCCGACTAACGACAAACCGTTTACTGTTCGTTTATTTCCTTATCTTACGCCCGTTATATATCCTTTTATTATACCTGGACAATTGGTCATTAG aacTTTCAAGTGCAATAATGACAAAGCTGATCTTCTAATGTTTGTTGTACCTGCAATATTGATGTTTTGTGGCCAAATGACCTtaagttctataattattgcgTGGCTTATCGTAGTTCTGACAAGTagttttatgtttacattcaTTGGGTTTAGTGCTTCTCATCATTTTCCGGACAACTTTCACGATGGAGACTAtgtcaa tgatgaATTTATCGATTGGGGAATACATCAAATGATAACCAGCGCAGAACGAAGTGAAccgatcaataatatatttttaacaatagctACATTTGGCGATCATACATTACACCATTTGTTTCCAGCTTTAGATCATAGTTTAATTCCATTATTAAAAGACACTTACGAGGATACATGTAAAGAATTTGGTTTGGACCTAACGCCAAAATCATTTACAACGATAATGCGCGGACAGTTTAAACAATTAGTTCGCGTTACTCCTAATAATccgaaaaagaataatattggaCCTGACATTAaactagataataatatctaa
- the LOC113550126 gene encoding uncharacterized protein LOC113550126 — translation MDNVIYSQINLTLPSIYNNGQECEDIRQYVFQQNILRTPTNRITIDYSQDDYRNMIITKPTISRKKKSKEEKSLKMYQKYFKNTYRNIINTCNFTMYIKNI, via the exons atg gataatgtaatatattcacaaataaatttaactttacctagtatttataataatggacAAGAATGTGAAGACATCCGTCAGTATGTTTTtcagcaaaatattttacgaaca ccTACCAACAGAATTACAATAGATTACTCGCAAGATGATTATAGAAATATGATTATCACAAAACCAactatttcaagaaaaaaaaaatcaaaagagGAAAAAAGTCtcaaaatgtatcaaaaatactttaagaatacttatagaaatataataaacacatgTAATTTCaccatgtatattaaaaatatatag